The nucleotide window CGAATTGCTTCACCCGTGTACTCTACAATATGACCAGTACCGACACCAATCCCCCATTTTGCGATAATGGCTAAAATGATATCCTTTGCGGTAACACCAATGCCAAGCTCTCCATTGACGCGGATTTCCATAGTTGGTGGCTTTAATTGCCATAGTGTTTGTGTTGAAAGTACATGCTCTACTTCTGATGTACCGATACCAAACGCAATTGCGCCAAATGCACCATGAGTTGCTGTATGTGAGTCCCCACAAACAATAGTTTTACCAGGCTGTGTTAATCCAAGTTCTGGCCCGATAACGTGAACAATTCCTTGATCCGGATGGCCGATATCAGCAAGCTCAATGCCAAATTCTTTCGCATTTTCAGCTAATGTCATAATTTGCTTTTTGGCAATGGGATCATTAATCGTTGGCAAATTTTTTGTTGGTACATTGTGATCCATTGTAGCAAAGCAAAGATCTGTACGACGTACTTTTCGTCCAGCTAAGCGTAGTCCCTCGAACGCTTGCGGACTAGTTACTTCATGAATTAAGTGCAAATCGATGTAAAGTAAATCTGGCTTACCATCTTCACGATGTACGACATGTTGCTCCCACACTTTTTCAATAATATTTTTCCCCATAGTATTCACCGTTCCTTAATTATATGAAATCATAATGCTATCTGAAACGAAGCTTGCGTCTATTTCGTTTAGCACTTTTTCTGTCCATTCAACAGTAGATAGTGTACGTTTTTGCTCTTGTGCTAAATCAGCCGTATAATAACCATCTTCAAACACAGCACTTACTGCTCGTTCAATTTCTGCTGCTTCCTCTTTCAAACCAAATGAGTATTGTAGCATCATTGCTACCGAAAGAATCGTCGCTGCTGGGTTGGCAATTCCCTGACCCGCAATTTCTGGTGCTGAACCATGAACTGGCTCGTATAATCCAAAGTTATCTCCGCGAATTGATGCAGAAGGTAATACACCTAGTGAACCTGTAATAACAGAGGCTTCATCACTTAAAATGTCACCGAATAAATTTTCTGTCACGACAACATCATAATGACCAGGGTTTGTAATCAATTTCATTGCAACCGAGTCAACTAAGTTATGTTCTGTTTCTACATCTGGGTACTGCTTTTTCTTTTCCTCTACGATTTCTCGCCATAAACGTGATGTATCTAATACATTTGCCTTGTCAACTGAGCATAGTTTTCCTCGACGAAGTCTTGCTAGCTCAAAGGCATTGTCTACAA belongs to Solibacillus sp. FSL R7-0682 and includes:
- the leuB gene encoding 3-isopropylmalate dehydrogenase — protein: MEKKITVLPGDGIGPEVVASAVKVLQVIGKRFNHTFHLSYGTIGGAAIDQHNNPLPEETIAMCEQSDAILLGAVGGPKWDNNPPELRPEKGLLKIRKHFDLFANLRPVKAFPSLLASSPLKREVAENVDLMIVRELTGGLYFGEPRKKTDAGAIDTCVYSREEIERIVDNAFELARLRRGKLCSVDKANVLDTSRLWREIVEEKKKQYPDVETEHNLVDSVAMKLITNPGHYDVVVTENLFGDILSDEASVITGSLGVLPSASIRGDNFGLYEPVHGSAPEIAGQGIANPAATILSVAMMLQYSFGLKEEAAEIERAVSAVFEDGYYTADLAQEQKRTLSTVEWTEKVLNEIDASFVSDSIMISYN